In Limnohabitans sp. TEGF004, the genomic window TGGCTTACGAAGGTTTGTCTTGGGGCCGTACGGTCAACGAGTTCACCACCTCGTGGGATGTGGTGTGCCGCGCCGATTGCCCCAACCTTGGCATTGGCATTGACTCGTTCCACATCTTCGCGGCCAACACGCCGCTGGACGCAATTGAAGACCTTGACCCCGAGAAAATTTTCTTGGTGCAACTGTCTGACTTCATGTGGCACGAAACGCCCACCTTTGAAGACCGCATGACCACCGCACGTACCTTCCGCGTGTTCCCGGGCGAAGGCGTGCACAGCGAGGCTTTGGCCGATTTGGTGCTGCGCCTTGACCGCATTGGTTACCGTGGCGACTACAGCTTTGAAGTCTTCAACGACGACTACCAACAACTGCCCTTGGCCACTGTGGCCGAGCGTGCGCGCAAGAGCGCCACATGGTTGCATGACAACGTGCTGCACCGCTCAGCCCCATTGCCTGCTTGGACACGCACACACGCTTCCGTATGAAACAACGTCAACTCGGCCCCTACCAAGTTTCAGCCATTGGCCTAGGCTGCATGAACCTCAGCCACGCTTATGGCGCACCACCTG contains:
- a CDS encoding TIM barrel protein — protein: MNLLDGFGMDTITMAGSLEAKLSAMKDAGFSQVMLMARDLVTHPGGVPAAVAAVQASGLRPTGFQVLRDFEGLSGHLHGYKVDIAKSMLEMCAATGSKVLLACSSTSRHATDDLDHIARDLKKLAMMALPLGIKVAYEGLSWGRTVNEFTTSWDVVCRADCPNLGIGIDSFHIFAANTPLDAIEDLDPEKIFLVQLSDFMWHETPTFEDRMTTARTFRVFPGEGVHSEALADLVLRLDRIGYRGDYSFEVFNDDYQQLPLATVAERARKSATWLHDNVLHRSAPLPAWTRTHASV